CTGTACTCGTCACGCGCCGACTCCACCACAATCGGCGCGCCGCAGGCATAGACCTGATGGCCCGACAGGTCGGAAACATCTTCGAGCACGGCTTTGTGGACAAAGCCTGTCCGGCCGGTCCAGCCGTCTTCCGGCAGGGCGTTGGAAATCACCGGGATGTAACGCAGGCTTGGCATTTCTGCCACCTTGGCCAGCATCCAGTCGTGCATGTACAGGTCGGCCGGGCGGCGTCCGCCCCAGTACAGCACGGCGGGGCGCGTGATGTTCTTGTACTGCATGTGCTCGATCAGCGCCTTGAGGGGCGCAAAGCCGGTGCCCGAGGCCAGCAGCACCAGCGGCTTGTCGCTGTCTTCGCGCAGGAAGAAGCTGCCGTAAGGCCCTTCAATGCGCTGGATTTCCTTTTCCTTCATTGCGCCAAAGACGTGGTCGGTGAATTTGCCGCCCGGCATGTGGCGAATGTGCAACTCCACGCCCGGCGTCTCGACCTGGGTATAGGGCGCATTGGCCATCGAATACGAACGCCGGTCGCCATCACGCAGCAAAAACTCGACGTACTGGCCGGCGTGGTATTTCAGCATGTCGCTGGCGGGAAGCTGCAGGCGAATGACCATCACGTCGGGCGAGGCGCGCGTCATGCTGGTCACGCGCACCGGCATTTTCCGGACCGGAAACGCGCTTTCGTCGGTCACCTGGCGCGATTCGAGCACCACGTCGGACTGCGCCACGGCGCAGCAGGTCAGGATGAAGCCGCTGGCTTGCTCTTCGGCCGACAGGGCTTTGAGCTGGTGGGCGCCGTGGGCCACCGTGCCTTCGAGCTTTTTGCATTTGCACGAACCGCAGGCCCCGTCCTTGCAGCCGTAGGGGAGGCCGATGCCCTGGCGAATGGCGGCGGCCAGCAAGGGCTCGCCGGCGTTGGCGGTAAAGCTGCGGCCGCTGGGCAGAATGCTTACGTTGAAACTCATATTGTTATCCTTGAGGGTTTTACGACTCGACCGGGCTGGTCTGCCCGCAACACCCAATTTTGCCTTCAAACCTCAATCCCCTAGGCGCGCTGCCCGCGCGCTTTCGTCGCCAGCGCGTGCTCATCATCGGCTGCGGCGATGTCGGCCTGCGCGTGGCCCGCCAGCTGCCGCCCCGGCTCAAGGTCATCGCGCTGACTTCGTCCGCCGAGCGCATGCCGGCCTTGCGCCGGGATCACATCACGCCGCTGCTGGGCAATCTGGACGATGCGGCAACGCTGCGCCGGCTGGCCGGACTGGCCACGCGCGTGGTGCATCTGGCGCCGCCGCCCGGCCACGACCCGAACTGGCGCGATGACCCGCGCACGCAGGCCTTGCTGCGCGCTCTGCGCCTGCGCGGCCTGCCGCAATCGCTGGTGTATGGCTCGACCAGCGGCGTGTATGGCGATTGCGGCGGCGAGCGGGTCGATGAAACCTGGCGCCTGAGCCCGCACACGCCGCGCTCGCAGCGCCGGGTGCATGCCGAAGGCCAGGTGCGGCTGTTCGGCCGCGCCAGCGCAACACCGGTGCATGTGTTGCGCATTCCCGGCATC
This DNA window, taken from Polaromonas hydrogenivorans, encodes the following:
- a CDS encoding CDP-6-deoxy-delta-3,4-glucoseen reductase, which translates into the protein MSFNVSILPSGRSFTANAGEPLLAAAIRQGIGLPYGCKDGACGSCKCKKLEGTVAHGAHQLKALSAEEQASGFILTCCAVAQSDVVLESRQVTDESAFPVRKMPVRVTSMTRASPDVMVIRLQLPASDMLKYHAGQYVEFLLRDGDRRSYSMANAPYTQVETPGVELHIRHMPGGKFTDHVFGAMKEKEIQRIEGPYGSFFLREDSDKPLVLLASGTGFAPLKALIEHMQYKNITRPAVLYWGGRRPADLYMHDWMLAKVAEMPSLRYIPVISNALPEDGWTGRTGFVHKAVLEDVSDLSGHQVYACGAPIVVESARDEYSAVAGLPTEEFFADPFTSEADKAKAA
- a CDS encoding NAD-dependent epimerase/dehydratase family protein, which translates into the protein MPSNLNPLGALPARFRRQRVLIIGCGDVGLRVARQLPPRLKVIALTSSAERMPALRRDHITPLLGNLDDAATLRRLAGLATRVVHLAPPPGHDPNWRDDPRTQALLRALRLRGLPQSLVYGSTSGVYGDCGGERVDETWRLSPHTPRSQRRVHAEGQVRLFGRASATPVHVLRIPGIYATDREGGTPRARLLRGTPVLRREDDVYTSHIHADDLARACLAALWRGKPQRISNVCDDTQLLMGDYFDLAADLYHLPRPPRVGRSTANEQLPLMLLSFMSESRRLDNQRMKKELGLALRYPTVSDGLCGLRS